The following proteins are encoded in a genomic region of Halalkalicoccus subterraneus:
- a CDS encoding DEAD/DEAH box helicase, translating to MSGYDLVDVEVTHESADDLLDSLSEDGTEGDHLQSIQAVRLQAGQPDSELRSLKELDENSVKLLEHQVDAAYRALFEMDGKALLADEVGLGKTIEVGMILKEMHFRETDESVLILTPAQLAKQWQAELREKFGLDFICNYDDEFEDFDTHDYIIASIDTAKNERHRQMVLDRDWDVLVLDEAHYVKNEETDRYDLVDRLSYNYAFFLTATPIQNELTDLYNVVSLLRPGLFGTRDVFHHYFVNSNQETLVNRNELQDRLNKVMIRNRREDTNIDFTDRTIDTRTFEPTSKERELYQAVSNYVKGAYSQDQGQKLVLMLLQKEVVSSPVALKQTIEKRLYEQSELTHADELESILNLIDKIDIVTKQERLLDIVEEARDNVEMGRVIVFTQFRATQRQILHRLASEGYTVHAFHGGHSSSEKEQIVRDFEEEGGILVSTDAMSEGRNLQFCNILVNLDLPWNPMRVEQRIGRIHRIGQKRDVFVFNMALKNTVEEYVLERLYHKIDLFQQSVGELSSILSRLEESGTSFEDEIFERLVNANSEVDLENDFDAMAVDLQEQRELADKLEEFNSGVFEGFDLGASDD from the coding sequence ATGAGCGGGTACGACCTCGTGGATGTTGAGGTCACACACGAATCTGCTGACGATCTTCTCGATTCGTTGTCCGAGGACGGTACCGAAGGAGACCATCTACAGAGTATCCAGGCTGTCCGTCTCCAAGCCGGCCAACCGGATTCCGAACTCCGGTCGTTGAAAGAGCTGGACGAAAACTCCGTCAAGCTACTCGAACACCAGGTGGATGCGGCCTACCGTGCCCTCTTCGAGATGGACGGGAAGGCCCTCCTCGCAGACGAGGTCGGGCTCGGGAAGACCATAGAGGTCGGGATGATTCTCAAAGAGATGCACTTCCGTGAAACGGACGAATCCGTCCTCATCCTCACTCCTGCACAGCTGGCCAAACAGTGGCAGGCAGAGCTCCGTGAAAAATTCGGACTCGACTTCATCTGCAACTACGACGACGAATTTGAGGACTTCGACACCCACGACTACATCATTGCGAGCATTGACACTGCGAAAAACGAAAGACACCGTCAGATGGTCCTCGACCGCGACTGGGACGTTCTGGTCCTCGATGAGGCCCATTACGTGAAGAATGAAGAGACGGACCGCTACGACCTGGTCGACCGGCTCTCCTACAACTACGCGTTCTTCTTGACGGCGACACCGATCCAGAACGAACTGACGGACCTGTACAACGTTGTCTCGCTACTCCGCCCTGGACTGTTTGGCACACGCGATGTCTTCCACCATTACTTCGTGAACAGCAATCAGGAAACGCTGGTGAACAGAAACGAGCTACAAGATCGGTTGAATAAGGTGATGATCCGAAATCGGCGAGAGGACACGAACATCGATTTCACGGATCGAACCATCGACACACGGACGTTCGAACCCACCTCAAAGGAACGCGAACTCTATCAGGCGGTCTCTAACTACGTCAAAGGTGCCTACAGCCAAGACCAGGGCCAGAAGCTCGTATTGATGCTCCTCCAAAAAGAAGTTGTCAGCAGCCCGGTCGCACTCAAGCAAACCATCGAAAAGCGACTCTATGAACAGTCCGAGCTTACGCACGCGGACGAACTGGAGTCCATTCTAAATCTGATCGACAAAATCGATATAGTAACCAAACAGGAGCGACTGCTGGACATCGTCGAAGAGGCCCGCGACAATGTCGAGATGGGAAGAGTCATTGTCTTTACCCAGTTCCGGGCAACCCAGCGACAGATTCTCCACCGACTCGCCTCTGAGGGGTACACAGTACATGCGTTTCACGGTGGCCACTCCAGCAGCGAGAAGGAACAGATAGTGAGAGACTTCGAGGAAGAAGGAGGAATCCTCGTTTCAACCGACGCGATGAGCGAAGGCAGGAACTTACAATTTTGTAATATATTGGTTAATTTAGACCTTCCATGGAATCCAATGCGTGTGGAACAGCGTATCGGGCGTATACACCGAATCGGGCAGAAGCGAGACGTGTTCGTCTTCAATATGGCACTGAAAAATACAGTCGAGGAGTATGTACTGGAACGACTGTACCACAAGATCGACCTGTTCCAGCAGAGTGTTGGGGAGCTAAGCTCAATTCTAAGCCGGTTAGAGGAGTCCGGGACGAGCTTTGAAGACGAGATCTTCGAACGGCTGGTGAACGCTAATTCCGAAGTCGATCTTGAGAACGACTTCGATGCGATGGCCGTTGACCTGCAGGAACAACGTGAACTCGCTGATAAACTGGAGGAGTTCAATAGCGGCGTATTCGAAGGCTTCGATCTAGGGGCGAGCGATGATTGA